The following coding sequences are from one Lolium rigidum isolate FL_2022 chromosome 6, APGP_CSIRO_Lrig_0.1, whole genome shotgun sequence window:
- the LOC124667718 gene encoding disease resistance protein RGA2-like isoform X1 encodes MAGVLDALASYVINMLTEMAREEVAMLIGVSSEIDNLGVKLGDLKKFLADADRRNITDESVQGWVEELKHAMYHSTDIIDLCQLKAMEQGPSKDMGCLNCLLFCMRNPLHAHEIASRIKMLNKKLDDIFKRGGNFNFIKLESYQDRKTTHLPIVDRKTHPLLEWLGVVGEKIEEDTRVLVEMLTKVVADNSDNIMVVAIVGVGGIGKTTLSKNVFNDEAIQGKFSKKIWLSVTQEFSEVDLLRTAITAAGGKLPGPGGRSQDKALLVPILASTIKDKKFFLVLDDMWGDNEWNNLLKVPFSYGAHGSRVLVTTRHDTVARGMKAMQPYNHIDKLGSEDAWLLLKKQVLTNEKSELEIDMLKDIGLQIIQKCDGLPLAIKVMGGLLCQKEKERCDWEKVQSDYIWSVSRMPEELNYAIYLSYEDLSPCLKQCFLHFSLKPKKIIAGVNQIVGMWISEGFVHGNSDRLEELGREYYKELILRNLIEPDNNKPGQYVSHMHEVVRSFALFVARNEALVSHNGETDTRKLTSQKFLRLSIETKGVESDGFECRILREQKSLRTLILKGNLKIQSGDSLITFSSLRVLHIQSTNCATLFESVYQLRHLRYLAVEKCNDINSLPENMDKMQFLQYLSFFDCRNLLELPNSIVKLHELRYLGLEGIGAISVPRGLCALKDLRVIYGFPAHTSGDWCSLEELGPLSLLRDIVLEGLENVSTSLSATKAMLGAKVHLSFLGLYCTSILDDDGLVKEGVCDKDLHIIEEVFDELYPPPCIEDVRIRGYFGCQLPRWIMSRSTTPLNSLKILMMEDLAFCTELPDGLSQLPCLKFLKVNRAPAIKRVGPEFVQPHSHHHHLSSQTLTAFPRLHELILDKMVEWQEWLWEEEMRAMPVLEEFYLRNCKLRCIPPGLASHALALKKLTIQSIQHLNSLDNFASVVDLNMQGNPDLTRICNFPKLQNLHISYCPKLELLHEVTTLRRLVLTLIYSEKRLPLYLQTIKPRNLLLDCSPELLACLAAGKSGPEWDKFNHIQHVEAYAHDGCIEKRWHVFYTREPYSMETNLDLQVCSESKRVLP; translated from the exons ATGGCGGGGGTTCTGGATGCTTTGGCATCCTACGTGATCAACATGCTCACCGAGATGGCCAGAGAAGAGGTTGCTATGCTGATCGGGGTTTCCAGCGAGATTGACAATCTAGGCGTCAAGCTCGGGGACCTCAAGAAGTTTCTTGCAGATGCTGACAGGAGGAACATCACCGACGAGAGCGTGCAGGGTTGGGTGGAGGAGCTTAAGCATGCCATGTACCACTCTACTGACATCATCGACCTATGTCAGCTCAAAGCCATGGAGCAAGGCCCATCCAAGGACATGGGGTGTCTTAACTGCCTGCTATTCTGCATGCGGAATCCCCTCCATGCCCACGAAATCGCCAGCCGCATCAAAATGCTCAACAAGAAGCTTGATGACATCTTCAAAAGGGGTGGTAATTTCAATTTTATCAAGTTGGAATCCTATCAAGACCGGAAGACGACGCACCTTCCTATTGTTGATCGCAAGACTCATCCTTTGCTGGAATGGTTGGGCGTTGTTGGGGAGAAGATTGAAGAAGACACAAGGGTGCTTGTGGAGATGCTCACAAAGGTGGTAGCGGACAACAGTGACAATATCATGGTGGTCGCCATTGTTGGTGTCGGGGGGATCGGCAAGACCACCCTCAGTAAGAATGTCTTCAATGATGAGGCCATCCAAGGCAAGTTCTCAAAAAAGATATGGTTAAGCGTCACACAGGAGTTCAGCGAGGTTGACTTGTTGAGGACGGCCATCACTGCTGCTGGTGGAAAACTTCCTGGGCCTGGGGGCAGGTCTCAAGATAAAGCATTGCTTGTACCTATTCTTGCCAGCACCATCAAGGACAAGAAATTCTTTCTTGTACTGGATGACATGTGGGGGGATAACGAGTGGAACAATCTGCTAAAGGTTCCATTCAGCTATGGTGCCCATGGAAGCCGAGTCCTAGTCACCACACGGCATGACACTGTTGCCCGAGGCATGAAAGCCATGCAGCCCTACAACCACATTGATAAATTAGGTTCCGAAGATGCATGGTTATTGCTCAAGAAGCAG GTACTCACAAATGAGAAAAGTGAACTTGAGATCGATATGCTAAAGGATATCGGGTTGCAAATTATACAAAAATGTGATGGGCTGCCGCTTGCCATAAAAGTGATGGGAGGACTATTGTGCCAGAAGGAGAAAGAACGATGTGATTGGGAAAAGGTTCAAAGTGATTATATATGGTCAGTATCTCGAATGCCGGAAGAGCTAAACTATGCAATATATCTTAGCTATGAGGACTTGTCCCCTTGTTTAAAACAATGCTTTCTGCACTTCTCTCTCAAGCCTAAAAAGATAATTGCAGGTGTCAATCAGATTGTTGGCATGTGGATTAGTGAAGGATTTGTTCATGGAAACTCTGATAGATTAGAAGAATTGGGACGTGAGTACTATAAAGAGCTAATACTGAGGAACCTTATAGAGCCGGATAATAACAAACCTGGCCAATATGTTAGCCACATGCATGAAGTTGTTCGTTCATTTGCACTATTTGTTGCTAGAAATGAAGCACTAGTATCTCATAATGGAGAAACTGATACCAGAAAACTTACATCTCAAAAGTTTCTTAGGTTATCTATAGAGACCAAAGGAGTGGAATCAGATGGATTTGAGTGTAGAATTTTAAGAGAGCAGAAATCACTACGAACATTAATACTAAAGGGAAATTTAAAGATTCAGTCCGGTGATTCCTTGATAACTTTTTCAAGTCTACGGGTGCTACATATACAATCCACAAATTGTGCTACACTGTTTGAGTCTGTGTATCAGCTCAGACACTTGAGGTATTTGGCAGTAGAAAAATGCAATGATATAAACAGCCTGCCAGAGAACATGGACAAGATGCAATTCTTACAGTATTTGAGCTTTTTTGATTGTCGGAATCTTTTGGAACTTCCCAATAGCATTGTGAAGCTACATGAACTTAGATATCTTGGACTTGAAGGCATAGGTGCAATTAGTGTGCCTAGGGGTTTATGTGCCCTAAAAGATTTGAGGGTAATATATGGGTTTCCAGCCCACACATCTGGAGATTGGTGTAGTTTGGAAGAGCTCGGGCCTCTTTCCCTGCTTAGGGATATTGTATTAGAGGGCCTTGAGAATGTATCTACTAGCTTGTCTGCCACAAAAGCCATGCTTGGGGCAAAGGTACATCTTTCCTTCTTGGGCTTATATTGCACTAGTATACTGGACGATGATGGATTGGTCAAAGAAGGAGTCTGTGACAAGGATCTACATATAATTGAGGAGGTGTTTGATGAGCTCTATCCTCCACCTTGCATAGAAGATGTTCGGATCAGAGGATATTTTGGGTGTCAGCTGCCAAGATGGATAATGTCTAGATCAACGACACCCCTCAATAGCTTGAAGATACTAATGATGGAAGACTTGGCTTTCTGCACTGAGCTTCCTGATGGCTTGAGCCAGCTCCCATGTTTGAAGTTCCTAAAGGTCAATCGAGCTCCAGCGATCAAGCGTGTTGGGCCTGAATTCGTGCAGCCCCACAGTCACCATCACCATCTTTCATCCCAGACTCTGACTGCATTTCCGAGATTGCATGAGTTGATCTTAGATAAAATGGTGGAATGGCAGGAGTGGTTGTGGGAGGAGGAAATGAGAGCTATGCCTGTCTTGGAGGAGTTTTATCTTAGAAATTGCAAATTGAGGTGTATCCCTCCTGGTCTTGCCTCCCATGCATTGGCTTTGAAAAAATTGACCATACAGAGCATCCAGCACCTCAACTCTCTAgacaactttgcttccgttgttgATCTTAATAtgcaaggcaatcctgacctgaCTAGGATCTGCAATTTCCCCAAGTTGCAAAATCTTCATATCAGCTACTGCCCAAAGCTTGAGTTGCTCCACGAGGTGACTACACTCCGGAGACTCGTGCTGACTCTTATCTACAGCGAGAAACGACTCCCGTTGTACCTGCAAACTATAAAGCCGAGAAATTTGCTGCTGGACTGCAGTCCTGAGTTATTGGCTTGCTTGGCTGCGGGAAAATCTGGCCCTGAGTGGGACAAATTCAATCATATCCAACATGTCGAGGCTTATGCACATGATGGATGCATTGAAAAGAGATGGCATGTATTTTACACAAGGGAACCTTACAGCATGGAAACAAACCTCGATCTGCag GTGTGTTCAGAGTCTAAACGTGTACTGCCCTAG
- the LOC124667718 gene encoding disease resistance protein RGA2-like isoform X2, whose product MAGVLDALASYVINMLTEMAREEVAMLIGVSSEIDNLGVKLGDLKKFLADADRRNITDESVQGWVEELKHAMYHSTDIIDLCQLKAMEQGPSKDMGCLNCLLFCMRNPLHAHEIASRIKMLNKKLDDIFKRGGNFNFIKLESYQDRKTTHLPIVDRKTHPLLEWLGVVGEKIEEDTRVLVEMLTKVVADNSDNIMVVAIVGVGGIGKTTLSKNVFNDEAIQGKFSKKIWLSVTQEFSEVDLLRTAITAAGGKLPGPGGRSQDKALLVPILASTIKDKKFFLVLDDMWGDNEWNNLLKVPFSYGAHGSRVLVTTRHDTVARGMKAMQPYNHIDKLGSEDAWLLLKKQVLTNEKSELEIDMLKDIGLQIIQKCDGLPLAIKVMGGLLCQKEKERCDWEKVQSDYIWCQSDCWHVD is encoded by the exons ATGGCGGGGGTTCTGGATGCTTTGGCATCCTACGTGATCAACATGCTCACCGAGATGGCCAGAGAAGAGGTTGCTATGCTGATCGGGGTTTCCAGCGAGATTGACAATCTAGGCGTCAAGCTCGGGGACCTCAAGAAGTTTCTTGCAGATGCTGACAGGAGGAACATCACCGACGAGAGCGTGCAGGGTTGGGTGGAGGAGCTTAAGCATGCCATGTACCACTCTACTGACATCATCGACCTATGTCAGCTCAAAGCCATGGAGCAAGGCCCATCCAAGGACATGGGGTGTCTTAACTGCCTGCTATTCTGCATGCGGAATCCCCTCCATGCCCACGAAATCGCCAGCCGCATCAAAATGCTCAACAAGAAGCTTGATGACATCTTCAAAAGGGGTGGTAATTTCAATTTTATCAAGTTGGAATCCTATCAAGACCGGAAGACGACGCACCTTCCTATTGTTGATCGCAAGACTCATCCTTTGCTGGAATGGTTGGGCGTTGTTGGGGAGAAGATTGAAGAAGACACAAGGGTGCTTGTGGAGATGCTCACAAAGGTGGTAGCGGACAACAGTGACAATATCATGGTGGTCGCCATTGTTGGTGTCGGGGGGATCGGCAAGACCACCCTCAGTAAGAATGTCTTCAATGATGAGGCCATCCAAGGCAAGTTCTCAAAAAAGATATGGTTAAGCGTCACACAGGAGTTCAGCGAGGTTGACTTGTTGAGGACGGCCATCACTGCTGCTGGTGGAAAACTTCCTGGGCCTGGGGGCAGGTCTCAAGATAAAGCATTGCTTGTACCTATTCTTGCCAGCACCATCAAGGACAAGAAATTCTTTCTTGTACTGGATGACATGTGGGGGGATAACGAGTGGAACAATCTGCTAAAGGTTCCATTCAGCTATGGTGCCCATGGAAGCCGAGTCCTAGTCACCACACGGCATGACACTGTTGCCCGAGGCATGAAAGCCATGCAGCCCTACAACCACATTGATAAATTAGGTTCCGAAGATGCATGGTTATTGCTCAAGAAGCAG GTACTCACAAATGAGAAAAGTGAACTTGAGATCGATATGCTAAAGGATATCGGGTTGCAAATTATACAAAAATGTGATGGGCTGCCGCTTGCCATAAAAGTGATGGGAGGACTATTGTGCCAGAAGGAGAAAGAACGATGTGATTGGGAAAAGGTTCAAAGTGATTATATATG GTGTCAATCAGATTGTTGGCATGTGGATTAG